The window CTGGCGGCCCGGCTCGCGCAGGCGGCGGGCACCGAGCTGCCCGACCCGCTGCCGCCCGGCTGGGAGCGGGCGCAGCTCCAGGCCGCCGAGGCCGCGCTCGACACCGCCCGGGTGGGCGCCGCCGAGGCCGTTCGCGCGCGCGACACGCGACGCGCGGAGGCCGAGCAGGCCTCCCGGCTGGCCGGCCTGCAGGCACGCCGCCGCAGTGCGCTCACGGGGCGCGTGGCGCTGGAGGCGGCGCGCCCGGCCGCCGACGCGCTGCGGGGGGTGGGGGGGGGGGCGGGCCGCGCCGCCGAGCTGCTGGCCGTGCTCGACGACGCGGCCGAGCGGGAGGCGGCGCACCGCGCGGCGACCTCGGCCGAGTCCTCCGCGCGGGCGCTGCTCGCGCCGGCCGGGCTCCCGGTCGAGGCGACGCCGGCCGTGCTCGGCGCGAGTGCCGACGCCGCCCGCCGCCGGACCGGGCGGCTCGAGTCGCTGCGCAGCGTGTCCGACGCGCTCGACACCGAGCGGGACCTGCAGGCCGCGGCCGGAGCGGAGGCGGCCGAGGCGGCCACTGCCCTGGAGGCGCTGCGCAGCGAGTTGGCGGCGCTGCCGGAGCAGCGGGCCGAGTTGCGGCAGGCGCTGGAGGCGGCGCGGGCGGCCGCCGAGCACCTGCCGGCGGTCGAGGCCCGGGCCGGCGCGCTGTCCACGGCGTTGGGCGAGGCGCGCGGGCTGCGGGATTCCCGGGTGCGGCAGGAGTCGCTGCGTGAGGAGCACGTCCTGGGCCGCGAGACGCTGGTGTCGTTGCGGGAGAAGGAGCACGACCTGCGGGAGGCGCGGTTCGTGTCGATGGTGGCCGAGCTGGCGGGCCGGCTGGAGGACGGCGCCCCTTGCGAGGTCTGTGGCGCCACCACCCATCCCGACCCCTACGAGGGCCTCGGCGGGGGTGTCACCCGCGACGATGAGGACCGGGCCCGGCTGGAGGCCGAGCAGGCCGCGCGGGAGGTGGCCGACGTGGAGGCGCGGCTGGCGGCCGAGGTCGCCACCGCCCAGGGTCACCTCGAGCGGCTGGCGGGTCACGACCCGGAGGTCCCCGCCCTCGAGCGGGCGGCGCAGGACGCCCTGCGCGAGCTCGGCGCGCTGCGGGCGACGGCCGCGACTCTGGCCGGCGCCACGGACCGGCTGGAGCAGCTCGACCGGCGGCAGGCCGCGGCGGAGGCTGCGGCCGCGCGGCTCGAGGGGGAGCGGGGGGCCGCGCAGCGGCGGGGCGCCGAGGCGGCGGCCCGCGCCGAGACCGCTGTCCTGCGGCTGCGCGACGAGCTGGACGGCGCCGCCGACCTGCCGACCGCGCTCGCGGCCGCCGAGGCCGAGGCCGCTGCCTGCGACGCCGTCCGGGAGGCCGCCGCAGCGACGGAGCGCAGCTGCGCCGAGGCGGTGCGCACCGCGGGCGCCGCGGCGGCGGCCGCCAGCGCTGCCGGCTTTGCCGACGTGGCGCAGGCCCGGGCGGCGCTGCGGCCGGCGCCCTGGCGGGAGGACGCCGAGCGGCGCTGCCGCGCCCACGACGACGAGCTGGCTGCCCTCGGGGCGGCGCTGGCCGACCCCGAGCTCGTCGGGCTGCCCGAGCAGCCGGTCGACCTGGCGGCCGCGACGGCGGCCGTGCAGGAGGCGGACGTCCTGGTGCGGAAGCTCAGCGGAGTCGAGGCAGCCGCCGCCGGGCGGCTCGGTCAGCTGGCCGAGCTCGCACCGGCGCTGAGTGCCGCCGCCGACGCGTTGGTCCCGCTCGAGCAGGAGGCCGGCCACGTCCGCCGGCTGGCCGACCTGTGCTCGGGCGGCGGCGGCAACGCCCTGAGGATGACGCTGACGTCGTTCGTGCTGGCCGCCCGGCTCGAGGAGGTCGCCGCCGTGGCCAGCGCCCGGCTGTTGCGCATGACGCAGGGCCGCTACCGCCTGGTGCACACCGACGGTGCGGCCAAGGGCGGCGCGCGTTCCGGGCTGGGCCTGCTGGCCCGGGACAGCTGGACGGGTCAGGATCGGGAGACCAGCACGCTGTCCGGCGGTGAGACCTTCCTCGCCTCGCTGGCCCTCGCGCTGGGCCTGGCCGACGTCGTGCAGGCCGAGGCGGGCGGCACCCGGATCGAGGCGTTGTTCGTCGACGAGGGCTTCGGCACTCTCGACGAGGACACCCTCGACGAGGTGATGGACGTGCTCGACGGCCTGCGCGAGGGCGGCCGCGTCGTGGGGCTGGTCAGCCACGTCGCCGAGCTGCGGGCCCGGATCCCCGCGCAGGTGCACGTCCGCAAGACCCGGCGCGGCAGCGACGTGCGGTTGCTCGGCTGCTGACCGGGCCCCGGCGGGCCCGGCGGGCCTCAGCGGTGCGGGCGCCCGACGGCCGAAGGCGGCCTGTCGACCGGGGTGCCTGAGCCGTCGCGCCGGCCGTAGGTCGCCGGTAGCTCCACCGGATCGCCCGAGGCCGCGGCGGCCCACGCCGGACCGCGGCCGGCCCAGCCGAGCACCAGCAGCGCCTCGCCGGACAGCAGCCGCTGGCAGCGCACGCCGCCGGTCGCGCGCCCCTTGCGCGGGTATTCCGACAGCGGCGTCACCTTCACGCTGGACACCACGCCGACGCCCTTGCCGCGGCCCTCCGGCGGTAGCCCGCCGCCGGAGACGACGACCGGCTCGTCGACCACGTCGAGCATCCCCTCCGGCGGAGCCAGCGAGACCGCGCTGAAGCCGACGAGGACGGCACCGGGGGTCAGCTTCATCCCGGCCATGCCACCGGCCGAACGACCCTGAGGTCGTACCGCCGACGCCGGAAAGCGCAGCAGGTCCCCGGTGGAGGCGAACAGCACCAGCTCCTCCTCGCCGTCCACCAGCTCGGCCGCGCCGACCACCTCGTCCCCCGGCTTGAGCGCGACGATCTCGACTGCCTCGCCCTTGCTGGGCCACTCCGGTGCGACCCGCTTGACGACCCCCTGTGTGGTGGCCAGCGCGATGCCCGGTCCGTCGGCGGG of the Mycobacteriales bacterium genome contains:
- a CDS encoding SMC family ATPase; protein product: MRPHRLRLRAFGPFPEEVVVDLDALAASGLFLLHGETGSGKTTLLDGIGFALYGRVPGARGKSGRLRSDHADQSVRTEAELEVTLGGRRWRITRSPAQERAKSRGTGTTTEPARVHLEELRGGSWSSVSTRIDEAAAELDPLLGMSADQFFQVVLLPQGEFARFLRGDSRERGELLQRLFATERFQAVEAWLVARRISTSSAVAAARQQLEVLAARLAQAAGTELPDPLPPGWERAQLQAAEAALDTARVGAAEAVRARDTRRAEAEQASRLAGLQARRRSALTGRVALEAARPAADALRGVGGGAGRAAELLAVLDDAAEREAAHRAATSAESSARALLAPAGLPVEATPAVLGASADAARRRTGRLESLRSVSDALDTERDLQAAAGAEAAEAATALEALRSELAALPEQRAELRQALEAARAAAEHLPAVEARAGALSTALGEARGLRDSRVRQESLREEHVLGRETLVSLREKEHDLREARFVSMVAELAGRLEDGAPCEVCGATTHPDPYEGLGGGVTRDDEDRARLEAEQAAREVADVEARLAAEVATAQGHLERLAGHDPEVPALERAAQDALRELGALRATAATLAGATDRLEQLDRRQAAAEAAAARLEGERGAAQRRGAEAAARAETAVLRLRDELDGAADLPTALAAAEAEAAACDAVREAAAATERSCAEAVRTAGAAAAAASAAGFADVAQARAALRPAPWREDAERRCRAHDDELAALGAALADPELVGLPEQPVDLAAATAAVQEADVLVRKLSGVEAAAAGRLGQLAELAPALSAAADALVPLEQEAGHVRRLADLCSGGGGNALRMTLTSFVLAARLEEVAAVASARLLRMTQGRYRLVHTDGAAKGGARSGLGLLARDSWTGQDRETSTLSGGETFLASLALALGLADVVQAEAGGTRIEALFVDEGFGTLDEDTLDEVMDVLDGLREGGRVVGLVSHVAELRARIPAQVHVRKTRRGSDVRLLGC